From one Peredibacter starrii genomic stretch:
- the rimO gene encoding 30S ribosomal protein S12 methylthiotransferase RimO, producing the protein MSLDTKKFQEKSLYFTSLGCSKNLVDSQVMLGHLKLDGFTIAQAPEDAEVIIVNTCSFVEAAKVESIETVLDLATYKEDGKCQALVMSGCMAQRYAGELEAEMPEIDMFIGTGEYHKIVPLLKAMEDGKLEKKSFVEIPKFIHTEFDPRLNTSPFYMAWLKISEGCNRNCTFCIIPTLRGKLRSRTVDSLVAEAEQLAKTGVRELNLISQDFSDYGVDLEGGGKKDGKNPMIYELLSRLEKVEGIDWVRVFYFYPDDLTEDVMDLMASSKKITKYLDMPVQHFADGVLKRMNRRVTEEVIHQKIKTLREKIPGIVLRTSIIVGFPGETEEDFQALLRGIKEARFNHLGVFKYSDEEGTPAVRLKNKVPQEVIDERFEQLYEAQKEIARELNQEYLGKVIDVLVEGQHEETELLLQGRHAGQAPDIDGKVIINDGMAKAGDIVRVEITDVLDYDLVGRII; encoded by the coding sequence ATGAGTCTCGATACAAAAAAATTCCAAGAGAAATCTCTCTACTTTACCTCATTGGGTTGTTCTAAGAACTTAGTTGATTCACAAGTTATGTTGGGTCACCTAAAACTCGATGGTTTCACAATCGCTCAAGCTCCAGAAGATGCTGAAGTGATTATCGTTAACACATGTTCATTTGTTGAGGCTGCGAAAGTTGAATCAATTGAAACAGTTTTAGATCTAGCGACTTACAAAGAAGATGGTAAGTGCCAGGCGCTTGTTATGTCAGGTTGTATGGCCCAAAGATATGCGGGTGAGCTTGAAGCTGAAATGCCAGAAATCGATATGTTCATCGGTACAGGTGAATATCACAAGATCGTTCCACTTCTTAAAGCAATGGAAGATGGAAAACTTGAAAAGAAATCATTCGTAGAAATTCCAAAATTCATTCACACTGAATTCGATCCTCGTCTGAATACTTCTCCATTCTATATGGCATGGTTAAAAATCTCAGAAGGATGTAACCGTAACTGTACTTTCTGTATTATCCCGACTCTTCGTGGAAAACTTCGCTCTCGTACAGTTGATTCACTTGTTGCTGAAGCTGAACAGCTGGCAAAAACAGGTGTGCGTGAGTTGAACCTTATCTCTCAAGACTTCTCTGATTACGGCGTTGATCTAGAGGGCGGCGGGAAGAAAGACGGCAAAAACCCAATGATCTATGAGCTTCTTTCTCGTCTTGAGAAAGTTGAAGGCATTGATTGGGTACGCGTATTTTACTTCTACCCGGATGATTTAACTGAAGACGTGATGGACCTTATGGCCTCGTCTAAGAAGATCACAAAGTATCTTGATATGCCAGTTCAGCATTTTGCTGATGGTGTGTTAAAGAGAATGAATAGACGTGTAACTGAAGAAGTTATCCACCAAAAAATTAAAACTCTTCGCGAGAAGATTCCAGGAATCGTTCTTAGAACTTCGATCATCGTAGGTTTCCCTGGTGAAACAGAAGAAGACTTCCAGGCCCTTTTAAGAGGTATCAAAGAAGCTCGCTTCAATCACCTTGGCGTATTCAAATACTCTGATGAGGAAGGGACTCCAGCAGTTCGTCTTAAGAACAAAGTTCCTCAAGAAGTGATCGATGAAAGATTCGAACAACTTTATGAAGCTCAAAAAGAAATTGCACGAGAACTTAACCAGGAATACCTGGGCAAGGTCATCGATGTGTTAGTAGAGGGGCAGCATGAAGAGACTGAGCTACTCCTGCAAGGTCGTCATGCTGGTCAGGCCCCTGATATCGACGGTAAAGTGATCATCAACGATGGTATGGCGAAGGCCGGTGACATCGTAAGAGTGGAGATCACTGACGTTCTTGATTACGACCTAGTTGGCAGAATTATCTAA
- a CDS encoding amino acid--tRNA ligase-related protein, translating to MRLRYQFELIQIIRNYFQEQGFLDVLTPPAVENPGMEVHIHPFQLHSVQQKKNKPLYLHTSPEFCMKELLASDEGFDKIFSLSYCFRDEPESPIHRPQFLMLEWYRKHERYEMIMRDVEGLIQFAMKEGMKKKLPLRKEMQGQVLVKKTMQELFQEELGIDVLNYLDVPSIKELLKQFPDVPVPQAELQWDDYFFLLYLNRIEPVLTKYPLLMITEFPAPLSALSTLKASDPRVCERFEVYINAIELCNCFNELTDSTEQERRFSEQNLLKKQLYGYELPKPLQFYATMRKGLPPSAGIALGVERLLHALFEVENPFYT from the coding sequence ATGCGTCTTCGTTACCAGTTTGAACTCATCCAGATTATACGGAACTATTTCCAGGAGCAAGGCTTCTTGGATGTATTAACTCCCCCGGCCGTGGAAAATCCTGGAATGGAAGTGCATATCCACCCGTTCCAACTTCATTCAGTTCAACAAAAGAAAAATAAACCACTTTATCTTCACACATCGCCAGAATTTTGCATGAAGGAACTTTTGGCCAGTGATGAAGGTTTCGATAAAATTTTTTCTCTGTCTTATTGTTTTCGTGATGAGCCTGAATCGCCAATTCATCGTCCGCAATTCCTCATGCTCGAGTGGTACAGAAAACACGAACGTTATGAAATGATCATGCGAGATGTAGAAGGGCTTATTCAATTTGCCATGAAAGAAGGCATGAAGAAGAAACTACCACTTCGAAAAGAAATGCAGGGACAAGTGCTGGTGAAAAAAACCATGCAGGAACTTTTCCAGGAAGAACTTGGAATCGATGTTCTAAATTACTTAGACGTGCCTTCAATCAAAGAACTGTTAAAACAGTTCCCTGATGTACCTGTGCCTCAAGCTGAACTGCAATGGGACGATTACTTCTTCCTTCTTTATCTCAATCGTATTGAGCCTGTGCTGACGAAGTACCCGCTTCTCATGATTACAGAATTCCCAGCTCCTTTAAGTGCGCTTTCAACTTTGAAGGCAAGTGATCCTCGTGTCTGTGAAAGATTTGAGGTGTATATAAACGCCATCGAGCTATGTAACTGTTTTAACGAATTAACTGACAGTACTGAGCAGGAAAGACGTTTTTCCGAGCAGAACCTCCTTAAAAAGCAGCTCTACGGATATGAGTTACCTAAGCCCCTGCAATTCTATGCAACTATGAGAAAAGGACTGCCTCCTTCCGCCGGAATCGCCCTAGGGGTTGAGCGCCTGCTCCACGCCCTATTTGAAGTGGAAAATCCCTTCTACACTTAA
- a CDS encoding NUDIX hydrolase — MDFHRIKQIVQTEHTLQDNEWKGAVVFLCNEEFVFFIKRSDKMPTHGGQMAFVGGHKKDGENPWEVAQREFEEETSLSRESLDFMGFLPIVMTARMQPIVPVMCFLKMSTQDFLRDVKSNGEWVDIVAYPWKELIQEDNWQFAWRNGYAKFPVLFHPMRRGSFIPYSQDYHTHLLWGATAAMVWDFLRLYYKSSDG; from the coding sequence ATGGATTTTCACCGTATAAAACAAATTGTTCAGACAGAGCATACCCTCCAGGATAATGAGTGGAAAGGGGCCGTGGTCTTTTTGTGTAATGAAGAGTTTGTGTTCTTCATTAAGCGCTCAGATAAGATGCCTACACATGGTGGTCAGATGGCCTTCGTCGGTGGCCACAAAAAAGATGGAGAGAATCCATGGGAAGTGGCCCAACGAGAGTTTGAAGAAGAGACGAGTCTTTCGCGAGAAAGTCTCGACTTCATGGGCTTCTTGCCGATTGTAATGACTGCCCGAATGCAGCCCATTGTTCCAGTGATGTGTTTCCTTAAAATGAGCACTCAGGACTTTCTTCGTGATGTTAAATCTAATGGAGAGTGGGTCGATATCGTGGCCTACCCTTGGAAAGAACTTATTCAGGAAGATAACTGGCAGTTCGCTTGGCGTAATGGTTACGCTAAATTCCCGGTTTTATTTCACCCAATGCGTAGAGGAAGCTTCATTCCTTATTCTCAGGACTATCATACCCATTTATTGTGGGGAGCGACGGCCGCGATGGTATGGGATTTCTTACGGCTTTACTATAAGTCATCTGACGGTTAA
- the mtgA gene encoding monofunctional biosynthetic peptidoglycan transglycosylase, giving the protein MGYIRRGYAKVKPVAKKLHKIFLWSVFAFFVSTALTVLAYRWLPIYATPLVLLRSAEYALDGKWVSVHKDWTPIEEISPHLQKAVIASEDPKFLSHNGFDFEAIAKAIDANKRRKVKMGASTISQQTAKNVFLYPSRTYLRKGLEVYFTVLIEAMWDKKRILEVYLNVIELGHGIYGAEAASQYYWKKPASKLAQGEAQLFAAILPNPRRWSPKKPTNFVLRRRNFIRRNLVLLGHGYFKPLSDS; this is encoded by the coding sequence ATGGGCTACATCCGCAGAGGATACGCAAAAGTAAAACCGGTCGCAAAGAAACTGCACAAGATCTTCTTGTGGAGTGTTTTCGCCTTTTTTGTTTCAACTGCCCTGACCGTTTTGGCCTACCGTTGGTTACCAATCTACGCCACTCCACTAGTTCTTCTTCGTTCTGCTGAATATGCACTTGATGGTAAATGGGTCTCTGTTCACAAAGACTGGACTCCCATTGAAGAAATCTCTCCGCATTTACAAAAGGCAGTGATCGCTTCAGAAGATCCAAAGTTCTTATCACATAATGGTTTTGATTTTGAGGCCATCGCCAAAGCGATCGATGCTAACAAACGTCGTAAAGTTAAGATGGGTGCTTCTACCATTTCTCAGCAAACTGCCAAGAACGTGTTCCTCTACCCTTCAAGAACTTATTTGAGAAAGGGCCTTGAAGTTTACTTCACGGTTCTGATTGAAGCGATGTGGGACAAGAAGCGTATTCTGGAAGTTTATTTGAACGTGATTGAATTAGGTCATGGTATTTATGGTGCTGAAGCCGCTTCTCAATACTACTGGAAAAAACCTGCGAGCAAACTTGCTCAAGGTGAAGCACAACTATTCGCAGCTATTCTTCCTAACCCTCGTCGTTGGAGTCCTAAGAAGCCAACGAACTTCGTTTTAAGACGTCGTAATTTTATTCGCAGAAATCTTGTTCTTCTTGGACACGGTTATTTCAAACCGCTTTCTGATTCTTAA
- a CDS encoding 5-formyltetrahydrofolate cyclo-ligase, which produces MNKESLRAELLLRLTSLPNDSIQSLSFSLTNQLIKLFHFIPELQGQVGAGYLPLKAEIAPVYQELFRAIPLSLAYPVLVQGQMHFALPQGMPKGSTWLEPPYHMVDPEWLLVPGVGFDKNGARLGRGKAFYDRYLEGKDVLKIGLAWSEQIVDKIPVEAHDSHMDYIITEEFCWDVNQQKRF; this is translated from the coding sequence ATGAATAAAGAAAGTCTACGAGCTGAATTGCTATTAAGACTTACTTCTTTGCCCAATGATTCCATTCAATCGTTAAGTTTTTCGCTTACTAATCAGCTCATCAAACTTTTTCACTTTATCCCTGAACTTCAAGGTCAAGTTGGCGCTGGCTATTTGCCACTCAAGGCGGAGATCGCTCCGGTTTATCAAGAATTGTTTAGAGCAATTCCATTAAGCCTCGCGTATCCGGTTTTAGTACAAGGACAAATGCACTTCGCACTTCCGCAAGGAATGCCGAAGGGGTCGACTTGGTTGGAGCCTCCGTACCACATGGTTGATCCTGAGTGGCTACTGGTACCCGGTGTCGGTTTTGATAAAAACGGCGCACGATTAGGAAGAGGGAAGGCATTTTATGACCGCTACCTCGAAGGCAAAGACGTTTTGAAGATTGGTCTCGCGTGGAGCGAGCAGATAGTAGACAAGATTCCAGTGGAGGCACATGACAGCCACATGGACTATATAATAACGGAAGAATTTTGTTGGGATGTAAACCAACAGAAAAGATTTTAA
- the ftsY gene encoding signal recognition particle-docking protein FtsY: MDLQSLVLENIEVYVSGFIVLGGALFYYFYRLKQAEKKLEDKVEKIEEILEQKIEEIKAPVEIPKISWTQRLSLGLEKSRSEVWGKIGQLFSGETPHLDEIEEVLYTADIPTGMVQQLLEKLEKEGKGKEAGDIQKLVYGFMKDKMEPVQHNIHKDVFNFHANEKKTRVFMIVGVNGAGKTTTIGKLATKLKSQGAKVIVGACDTFRAAAVDQLQVWCDRAGVDMVRAKDGADPSGVAYDTVAKAFSENYDYCLIDTAGRLHTNQNLMDELTKTKRVMAKINPEAPQEVLLVLDAITGQNALKQAQEFHKALQLTGIIFTKCDGSAKAGSAVGIVDQLRVPITYIGVGESVDDLHLFDLDLYLKTLVGLESP, translated from the coding sequence ATGGATTTGCAGAGTCTCGTGTTGGAAAATATTGAAGTCTACGTTAGTGGTTTTATCGTTCTTGGTGGGGCCCTCTTTTATTATTTCTATCGCTTAAAACAGGCCGAGAAAAAACTCGAAGATAAAGTTGAAAAGATTGAAGAAATACTTGAGCAGAAGATCGAAGAGATTAAAGCTCCGGTTGAAATTCCAAAAATCTCTTGGACGCAACGTCTATCACTTGGTTTGGAAAAATCCCGCTCTGAAGTTTGGGGAAAAATCGGACAATTATTTTCAGGTGAAACTCCTCACTTAGATGAAATCGAAGAAGTTCTTTATACGGCTGACATCCCAACTGGAATGGTTCAGCAGCTTCTTGAAAAGTTAGAGAAAGAAGGCAAAGGCAAAGAGGCCGGCGATATTCAAAAACTTGTTTATGGTTTCATGAAAGATAAGATGGAACCAGTTCAGCATAACATTCATAAAGATGTTTTTAATTTTCATGCTAACGAAAAGAAGACCCGTGTTTTCATGATCGTGGGTGTGAACGGTGCTGGGAAGACAACAACGATTGGTAAGCTTGCAACGAAATTAAAATCTCAAGGTGCCAAAGTTATCGTGGGAGCTTGTGATACGTTCCGTGCTGCGGCCGTTGACCAACTTCAGGTGTGGTGTGACCGCGCCGGCGTGGACATGGTTCGTGCTAAAGATGGAGCGGATCCAAGTGGCGTGGCTTATGACACAGTTGCTAAGGCTTTCAGTGAAAATTACGATTACTGCTTAATCGACACCGCCGGACGACTTCATACCAACCAAAACTTAATGGATGAGCTCACTAAAACGAAGCGAGTGATGGCGAAAATCAACCCGGAAGCTCCTCAGGAGGTCCTCCTGGTCTTAGATGCGATTACCGGACAAAATGCCTTGAAACAGGCCCAGGAATTTCATAAAGCTCTTCAACTTACTGGAATCATATTCACAAAGTGCGACGGCTCGGCGAAAGCGGGGAGTGCGGTTGGAATTGTGGACCAACTTCGCGTGCCGATTACCTATATCGGGGTGGGCGAATCGGTGGATGATTTGCACCTCTTCGACCTCGATTTGTATCTCAAAACTTTAGTTGGCCTGGAGTCACCTTAA
- the zapA gene encoding cell division protein ZapA: MTESQEKEFNVLGCKVKLRPDQNDSHNAKAVIDLVMSEIQDLKMKRPLLKDTDVAVLVALKIATEKLQLEDEYKSNILKLENSLESVLELVSVEAN, encoded by the coding sequence ATGACCGAAAGTCAGGAAAAAGAGTTTAATGTTTTGGGTTGCAAGGTAAAGCTGCGACCTGATCAGAACGATAGTCACAATGCAAAGGCAGTGATCGATCTTGTTATGTCTGAAATTCAGGATCTCAAGATGAAACGACCTTTGCTTAAAGATACTGATGTCGCCGTTTTAGTTGCACTAAAAATTGCGACCGAGAAATTGCAGCTGGAAGATGAGTACAAATCAAACATCTTAAAGTTAGAGAATTCTTTGGAATCAGTACTTGAACTTGTGAGCGTTGAAGCGAATTAA